Below is a genomic region from Erigeron canadensis isolate Cc75 chromosome 7, C_canadensis_v1, whole genome shotgun sequence.
TCAACGGTATACGTAAGCTAGAACCGGTTAACAAGAGGTAGCTTGCAATAGAGAAGGTATGGTGGTCCAGATAGCCGCTGACCAAAAAGCCGGAGATTCTCGCGCTGGAACAAGCGAGCGTAGGCCCAGCCCTTCACCCAGTAAGAAGTGCTTTTCTTGGCGAAGTTAGTCGACCGTAAGGGTAATGAAGATTTATAGCCCCATCGATAGCTATCTGTATAAGTGTGCCACGAGTGCTCCCTCTCTCTCTTCCGTCTTTGGCTCAAAGTCTGAACTTTTCTATCTCCTCACTTTCACATCTAAGGATTCCCTCAGGGACATCAGATATTAAGCGAGAAATCCCGGGAAAATGAAAATCCTAGGAATCGAATCGAATCAAATCAGGGGTAGGAGATTCCACCCGTAACCTATCGGGAGAGCTACCCTCATTCTATCTAGTGGAAAGTCTTTCACTCGTGGACTAGCTTACTTTGGTTAGGATCAAGGGGCATAGTTACTCGATCGACCATTAGGGAAAGGGCTAAACCTCTTCTCTCCTTCGGTCTCCTCTCTTTGTCAGTCGAATGACTAAGTACCGGAAATTTAACCAGTCAAGTCAGCTCCTCCCACCTAGGTCCCCGGCTTTGCTTTCTTGTCCAGAATAGAACCAGCTTTAGTTCCGAGGACGGAAGCCTTTTTTTCTGGTTGGCTAGTTGGTTTTGATTTTCATCCACCGGAAGAACACCAAAGAAGCGTCTTTGCAGAGCTAGTTTCCTAGTCAAGACCCGGAGGGTTAACTGTTGCTGTAATCATAACCATCGGAATCGGGCTTGTGAAGGAGAGGCAATAGCAGCCCACTCTGAAACTTAAAGATCCTATTCACGTTCACTTTAAGAGGTGGTTTAAGGAGTTTATAGGTTTGCATCAAGGTATGTTGTTTTCCCAAATGTTGATGGCTTGGAGTTACATATCCCTGAAGAGAAGGAGATGAGCGCAAAAAAGGTTGCGAACTCTTTTTGCTCAATAGCTAAATAAAGATAAACCAAACCACCTGAAGAGGAATGAAAGCTTCAAATCGAGTTATCTCTAGTAAAGAAGTGGATTCCCTTTTGTATGGGCTAGCCCTTCCTCTCCCGCTATCTAGGTATCGAAGTTGCTTTCCTAGAGTTCTGGATCGATAGAGCATTGTATAAGAGAATAGTTCGCTCTTCCTGCGTCCAGGCATAAATTAGTAAGTAGTATCCTACAAGCTTGGTAAACCCGATTGTTTTACTGAACTGAGCTTCAACAATAGAGGACAGCGCCCTCTTATCTGGATCGAGCATTCCTGGCCAAGAAAACCCTGATCAAGGAATTGCTTATATAGACTGCACAAGAATCATAGCACTCTTCTCTCGCTTTCTGCTCTCCCCTGACATAGGTGCCTAGTAGTAGACTAGAGGGGACTTATAAAAAGGTCAGAAAGGCCAGTTGCGCTAAGAAAAGGAGCCTTCGGTGACAGCAGCTAAATACAATAAGGGGGCAAAGAAGTAGCCTTTCATCCCCTTTGTGCAAGGCTTTCTGGAGACGTATCAACCTATATTCCTACTAATGTGATCCCCATTACTTCAAATATGTTCTACACTACGATATCTTGCTCTGATCTTCTTTACAACTATCTTTTTTGAAGCAGATAGTTCACAGTGCTCATTATATCGATACtgggaaagaaaaaacaaaaaatgaaacaatCGGTTAGGATGAATTTATTTCGCAGTGTTAAGGTTCTCTTGCTAAGCGGTCTGATGTTCCTTTTCTATCTTCTCGGGGGATATCCCGAGAAGATATTATTTTTCTCggatataaatttatattttcgcAGATGGTTCTTATTTAATAATGTTGGGCTTTTCCGAGCGTTTTGTTGTTAagtatagttattatttttcgTTAGAACTTCTTCTAACAACCTATGCATTCTGTTATCATTTCCAATTGGACGATCCATTAATCCAACTAGTAGACTACTATAAATGGATCAGTTTTTTTGATTTCCGTTGGAAATTAGGAATAGATGGACTGTCTATAGGCCCCGTTTTATTAACAGGATTTATCACCACTTTAGCTACCTTAGCGGCCTGGCCTATTACTCGGGATTCTCGATTATTCCATTTCTTGATGTTAGCAATGTACAGTGGTCAAATAGGATCATTTTCTTCTCGGGaccttttactttttttcatCATGTGGGAATTAGAATTAATTCCGGTCTATCTACTTTTAGCCATGTGGGGAGGGAAGAAACGTCTCTATTCAGCcacaaaatttattttgtacaCGGCGGGGGGCTCCATTTTTCTCTTAATGGGAGTTCTGGGTATCGGTTTATATGGTTCTAATGAGCCAACATTAAATTTTGAAACATCAGTTAATCAATCGTATCCTGTGGCTTTGGAAATAATATTCTATATTGGATTTTTTATTGCTTTTGCTGTCAAATCACCGATTCTACCGCTACATACATGGTTACCAGATACCCACGGAGAGGCGCATTACAGTACTTGTATGCTTCTAGCCggaattttattaaaaatgggAGCGTATGGATTGATTCGGATTAATATGGAATTATTACCACACGCTCATTCTATATTTTCTCCTTGGTTGATGATAGTAGGCACACTACAAATAATCTATGCAGCTTCAACATCTCCCGGCCAgcgtaatttaaaaaaaagaatagcCTATTCCTCCGTATCTCATATGGGTTTCATACTTATAGGAAT
It encodes:
- the LOC122607280 gene encoding NAD(P)H-quinone oxidoreductase chain 4, chloroplastic, with amino-acid sequence MLAMYSGQIGSFSSRDLLLFFIMWELELIPVYLLLAMWGGKKRLYSATKFILYTAGGSIFLLMGVLGIGLYGSNEPTLNFETSVNQSYPVALEIIFYIGFFIAFAVKSPILPLHTWLPDTHGEAHYSTCMLLAGILLKMGAYGLIRINMELLPHAHSIFSPWLMIVGTLQIIYAASTSPGQRNLKKRIAYSSVSHMGFILIGIASITDTGLNGAILQIISHGFIGAALFFLAGTSYDRIRLVYLDEMGGVGIPMPKIFTMFSSFSMASLALPGMSGFVAEVIIFLGLITSQKYLLMPKIAITFVMAIGMILTPIYLLSMSRQMFYGYKLFNTPNSFVFDSGPRELFVSISIFLPVIGIGMYPDFVLSLSVDKVEGILSNYFYR